The genomic window CGGTCGCCCAGTCCTGGCAGGCCCAGTTGTTCGGGTTCCCCAACGCGTTCCTGGGCCTGGTCGCCGAGCCGGTGGTCATCACCGTCGCGGTCGCCTGCCTGGGCGGGGTCCGGTTCCCACGCTGGTTCATGTGCGCGGCCCAGACCGTCTACACCGTCGGCGTGGTCTTCGCGTACTGGCTGTTCTACGAGGCGATGTTCCACATCGGTGCGCTGTGCCCGTGGTGCCTGCTGGTGACGGTCTCCACCACGCTGGTCTTCGCCACCCTGACCCACGTCAACCTGCGCGACGGCAACCTGCCGGTCCCGTCCCGCCTGCGGGCCCCGCTGAAGTCGGCGATCGACGCCGACCTGGACGCGGTGCTGGTGACGATCTGGCTGCTGATTCTGGTCCTGCTGGTGGTGTCCCGGTACGGCGCTCAGCTGTTCGCGTGACGGCGGCCCGGATGGCTCGATCCGCCGCCGTTAGGATCTCTCGGGTGACGAACTCGATCGCGCCGCTGCGCTGGTACGCCGGACTCGCCGTGGTGTTCTTCGGCATCGTGCCCGCGGTGATGCTGACCCTGCTGGTGACCGGGAGCGACAGCCCGTTCCCGATGGGTTACCTGCTGATCGGTGGCATCCCGCTGGTCCTGGCCGCGATCGTCCTGGCATTGCGCGGCATGACCGGCGGCGGCGAACCGGAACTGGCCGCGCAGCGGCTCAACCGCAGCATGGCCCTGGTAGCCGGCGCCGACGTCCTGATGCTCGGCGGCAACTTCCTGATCCGGATGGCCACCACCTGAGGCTATTCTGGCCGCGTGTGCGACTCCAAGACGATCTACCGGGTCCACTACGTCTGTGTCCCGTGCCGGCGCAGCAGCAAGCTACCAGGGGACGGCCTGGACCACCCGTGTCCACAGTGCCGGGTGCCGATGGTGAACGCCGGTCATGACTTCGCCGCACCCCGCCGCCGGGACCTGTCCGGTTGGCGCGCGGTGGCGGCGGTGGTCGGTGCCGGGCTGCGCTACGAGGGTTTCGAGGCGTGCGGGTGCGGCCGGGAGCCGCAGTTCCGGCCACGGACCAGTGCGCAGGTCCGCCAGCGCCGCCGCCTTGCCGTCCGCCGCGACGTCCCACTGGTGGAGGCACTGGCGGCCCGGGACCCTTACGAGACCGGCGGTTCCGGGGTCTCCTGACTGTTCGCGCCCGGGTTCCGGGGCGGTCGAACGGGGCTGTGCCAGGGCGGTTGCGTAGTCGGTGAAGGGGTCTGTGAGCTGGGGTTTTAGGTAGCTCTGCGAGAAGACCGGGTCCATGTAGGACGGGTGCGGCCCGTTCGTGATCATGGTGTTTGCGAAGACAACCGTGATCGAGAACTGGACGCACCCGCTGATGACATCATCACTGACCGAGATCGTGCTGCCGCAGCGACCCCCGGGTATGCCGTGCCCGGCGGTGGTCACCGATGGTGATCGCCGGAGCCTGTTCGTCGCGTTGGCGGCGGTGGACGACCCGCGGGATCCGCGGGGCCGCCGGTATCCCCTCGTCGCCATCCTGGCGGCAGCGGTGTGCGCGGTGATCGCCGGAGCGTGCACGTTCGCCGCGGTCACGGATTGGGTGCGTTTCCAGGACCGCACGGTCTGGGCACGGCTCGGATTCGATGACCGGGTACCCGTCGCGACGACGGTGTGGCGGCTGCTGATCCGGATCGACGCCGAAGCGTTGTCGCAGGTCCTGGCCCGCTGGCTGCGCAGCCGGGTGGCTCCGGTGCCGGCTGCCGGCCACTGGTGGCGCCGGGTCATCGCCGTCGACGGCAAGGTCGCCCGCGGAGCCCGGCTCGCTGACGGCAGGCAGGTCCACCTGCTCAGCGCGTACGACACCAGTACCGGCATCGTGCTCGCCCAGGTCCAGATCGCGGTGAAGTCGAACGAAATCCCGGCGTTCACCCCCTTGCTGCGCCAGGTCAAGAACGTGCTGGGCTCGCTGGACGGCGTCCTGATCGTCGCGGACGCACTGCACGCCCAGGTCGGGCACGCCGACCTGCTCGCCGCAGACAGCGCGCATCTGATGGTCACGATCAAAGCCAACCAGCCGACGCTTCACGACCAGGTCAAAGGCCTGCCCTGGAGCAAGGTTCCGATCGGAGCGCAGACCCGCGACACCGGTCACGGCCGTAAGGAGACCCGTACGGTCAAGGCGCTCACCGTCGCGACCCCGGGCGGGCTGGGCTTCGCCCACGCGCAGCAGGCCGTCCGGATCACCCGCACCCGCACGGTCAAGGGCAAGACCAGCCGCGAAACGGCGTACCTGACGAGCTCACTGCCCGCCGGCCAGGCCCGGCCCTCCGACCTGGGCGCATGGGCGCGGGCGGAATGGCAGATCGAGAATCGCCTGCACTATGTACGAGACGTCACGCTTCGTGAAGACGCGCATCAAGCCTGGACCGGCAACGGCCCAGCCGTGTTCGCCACCCTCCGTAACACCTCAGTCGGGTACCACCGCGTCAACGGCGCCACCAACATCGCCGAAGCCACCCGAGAAGCCAACCACCGCCCCCACGACCTCATCACCGCCGTGACCACCGGAAAACCGACCGTGAACAGCGAAAAGGCCACTACGCAATAGCCCTGGGGGCTGTGCCCACCCGTACGAAAAGAAATGGTGTCGCCTTTCGCTCGGGGGTGAATGAAAGGCGATCGGATCCCTGATTTCTACGGAAAGTCCCGGTCGCCTATTCAGGTGCTGTTCTCCCGCGCCACCGGTCCCGATGCCGAGACCGCCGGGCATCCGCGACGGCCATCGCGGACACCGAACTCCGGTGTCCTTTCCAGTCCCGTATCCGGGAATGCAATGCCCGCACCAGATCCCGGCCGGCGGGGGTGAGCCAGGGATTCTCCCGAAGCCCGGCGGTGACGTCGGCGCTGGCCGCCGACCATCGGGCGAATTCCACCTCGGCGTGCTGCTGGGCCCGGCCACTGAGCCCGGCCTCGAGTTCGCCGTGCCAGAAGCCGGCTACGCCCACGTGGGCGTACACGCCGTGGATCAGCCCGATCAGGGGGCGGCGATCGTTGCGCCACGGCGCGTAGTACAGCTCCCGGCAACCCGGTCGGACCAGCGGCATCAGATGATCGATCGCCACCAGTTTGTTGTGCTGCAGTTCGTGCGCCAGGGTCAGGGCCAGGGCCTGCGGGCTGTCCGGGCGGGAGGTGGCGATCGCGCCGAAGGCGTGGTGGAAAGTGCCGCTGGTCTGGCCGCCGGCGGGGGTGCCGATCGGGAGGATCTGGCGGAGCGCGACGCCGAGTTCGGCGGCGACTCCCTGATGCCGGCGGGTGAGTCCGGCCAGTGCCCGGTCGAACAGTTCCCGCCATACGGCCGGGTCGGCGGCCGGTTGATCGCCGGTGAGAAGCAGCGGACCGAGGGTGATCCGGTGTCCCTCGCCCAGCCACGCGGCCGGTGTCCAGCCGGTCGCCTTCCGCCCGTCGCGGGTGATCAGTGCCCGCCCGGCCGCCACGTCGGCGGTGAGGGGGCGCCCGGGTGCGCCGGGCAGCCGGACCCGCCCGGCCGTCGGCAGGGTCAGCCGGCCGCTGAGGTGGTCGGGCAGTTCCAGTCGTGTGGTGGCTCCACATCGGAGGGCGACCGCCACGGCCACGGCGCCGAGGAGTCCCGGTTCGCGAGTGGCCGGGCCGGCGCTGATCTCCCGGGCGGCCCGGCTGCTCCACGCCAGGACGGACGGATTCTGAAGAACGGCGAAAAACGCTTCCGGGTGGTTTCGCCGGAATTCGGTAAGTGCACCGTACGCTGCACGGGCAATTGCGGCGTGCGGATGACCGAGAGTCCCCGCGCGGCGTACCACGAATTGGATCATGAGGATTGTCTTGCTGTACTGCGCAGCGGCTATTTCACTTACCGCGTGGGCTCCTCCGTGGCCCTGGAACAGGCCTTCCAGGAGGTCGGGGCGGACGCCGTGAAGCGGTGTATCCGGGTCGCCGATCATGAATGATTTTCCCTTCCGATGCGACTTCGGCAGATACTCGACGGCCGTCTCGGACGCTACTATGAGCGTGCGCCGAGGAGCTATAGAGCGATCAATATCCGATGCCGGTGAGTATTGACCATTTTCCGCCCGGCGAGGCTGGGGAAAAGGTTCATCAGGGGAAGGTTCGCTGTGGGAGCTGTTGGACCTGTTAGTTCGGCTTGCCCTGGTGGCGGCCGGGAGACCGGCTCCCACCTGATCGACGTCACCCGATTGGACCTTGATCAGATCGCCGCCCTACCGGACTCGGTTCTGATCAGCGCCCTGCGCCGGGTGATCGACGAGGCCCGGACCAAACCGGAAAGCTATTCCCAATTCACGAATGGACCAGCGTTCGATGATGAGTGACGATCCTCGTGAGCGCCCCCATGTCCTCTCGTTCGCCGAGCCCGTCGCCAGCGAGGACACCGCCACGGTCATCGCGGCCGTCGCCACGCTGCTCGCCTTCGCCGGGCAGCGGGTGCTGGTGATCGACGGGGACCGGGCCCGGCTGCGGCTGGAGCGGGAGTTCGCCCGGCTGCCGACGGTCGACATCGCCGACCGTCCTGAGGTCGGCGACTACCTGGCCGGTCTGCTGGAGGACCCGGCATGGGGCCGGATGTTCCGGGGGATCAAGATCGCCCGGCACCTGATCCCCGAGCCGGCCGGTCGCCTCGACCTCGCCACCCTGGCCCGGCCCGGCCGGGCCGACGCCCTGCCCGGCGCGGACCGGGTGATCAGTCGCTTGCGGTACGACTACGTGCTGATCAGCGCCCCGGCCGGCGACTCCGGCGGTGCCGTGGCCGGTCTGAGCGATACCACCGTGGTCAGCTTCCGCCTGAACGAGGCGTCGGCCCGCCCGGCGGCGCTGGCCACGACGCGGCTGTTGTCCGGGGCGCCGGCCGGCCGTGGCGTGCTGCCGCTGGCGACCACCTCCGAGGACGAGGTGCACCGGGCCGTCGCCGAGTCGGCGACGGCCCGGGTGTTCGAGCAGATCGTGGGCGGCCGGGGACCGCGGCCGGTGGTGCTGGCGCTGCCGCCGGGACTCCACCCCCTCTTCGTGCTGACCGCCGGCGAGATCCCCGCCGGGATCACCGGGCTGCTGGCGGCGATCGGTGCCCCACCGTTCCCGGACGGCTCGCCGGTCCCGCCGCGGATCCGGTCCGGGTACCGGCTGGCCGACGCGGGGGTGGACGGCGGCACCGTGCTGGTCGCCGCCCCGGGCCGGCTGCGCGCCTGGCGAGAGTGGATCGTCACGGACCTGGAGGGGCTGGGCGTGCGGGTGCGAGTTCTGGACGCCGCCTCCGCTCCCGGGCCGGACGTGCGGACCGTGCTGGTCGTGGGGGCGGACGACGAGCTGCCCGACCCGCTGCGCCGTGCGGTCGGCGCGGTGCTGGACAACGGCTCGGAATCGCCGGAACTGTTGCACGTCCGGGTGGCCCTGCAACATCAGGTGCCGTCGCCGTCGGTCGATCTGACCGTCCAGAAGCCCGAGGTCGCCACCGCTCGGCTGCAAGCGGCACTGTTCCTCGTTCCGCGCCTGCCGGCGCCGGCTCGCGGCTGGCCGATCCGGTTCCCCGGGGCGCCGGCACCCACCGAGCCCATCAGCAACTTCGTCAACACCAGGTACGACTTCGTCGGCCGGGAAGCGGACCTGGACCGGGTGCGCGATCTGCTGCTGGACGGCCGGATCGCCCTGATCAACGGCGAGCCCGGCACCGGCCGCCGGGAACTGCTGGCGGAGTACTCCCGCCGGTTCCGCCATGATTACGACGTCTGCTGGTGGATCCCGGCCGGTGACCGGTCGGAGGCCCGTCGGCAGCTTGCCACGCTGCGTACCGAAGAGACCCGGCAGGGTGTCCGTGGATCCCCGCGCCGGCTTCTCATCTTCCACAACGCCGACGACCTGGAGGCACTGCGCGGCCTGGTGCCGGAGGGGGAGACGACCCATGTGCTGGTGACGTCGGAGTCCGGCCGGGCCGCCGATCTGCCGCGCCTGACCGGCCGCCCGGCCGGGAGCGTGACGGCCCGGCCGTTCACCCCGGACGAGGGCACCGAGATTCTGGCCCGCTACCTGCCCTCGCTGAGCCGGGAGGACGGCACGGCGCTGGTCGCCCGGCTGGGCGGGGCGCCGCTCGCCGTCCACCTGGCCGCCACCACCCTGGTGACCCGGATCCCCGCGTACCGCAAGCAGGGTCTGGTCGGCGACCAGTTGGTCCGGGCCGCGGTCGACGAGTACCGGAACCGGATCGACGCCGAGACCGGCGGGGACCCGGTGCGGCACGCCCTCGCGGTGGTCCTGGAGGACCTGGCGGCCGCGGGTACCTGGGGGAGGTCGACGATCGCGTTGGCCCGGCTCTGTTCCTTCCTCTCCCCGGACGGGGTGTCGCTGTGGCTGCTGCGCCATCCGGCGTTCCTGAGCGGGCTGACCTCGCTGGTTCCCCGGGAGGACGCGCGGGCCGGCACACCGGGTATCGAAGCCGGCCCGATCCTGCTCGGGCACGACGGTATCCCGGCCCTGGCGCCCGGCATCGAGCGGCTCGACGCCGACCCGGCGGTGGTCGACCAGATCATCTGGCTGGGGGCGCGGCACGGTCTCTTCGCCATCGACTGGGACTCCGGAGCCTTGCGCATGCACCGGCTGATCCAGGACGGGGTGCGGACACTGACCTCGGTAGGGCTGGACGCGGTCCAGGAGGTGCTGATCGAGGCACTGGCCGCCTGCGCACCCAGCGACGCCCAGGTCCTGTACGAGCGGAGTGCCGACACACAGGTCGAACTCGGCCGTCACCTACGGCACTCCGGGGCGCTGACGAGCAAGAGCCGAGCGGCGCGGACCTGGGTGGTGAAACAGGTGCGGTACGTAGCCCTCTACGGTGACGACGATCAGCGCCGGGCGGTCCTGCTCCAGGCCGACGCCGTGGCCGAGCTGTGGACCGCGGCACCGGCCGACGAGGACGTCCGTCTGCGGCTGGACGGTGAGCGGGCCAACCTGCGGGCCGCCCTGGGCCAGCACGCGGTGGCGGTGGAGTTGTTCGGTCAGGCGCAGGCCACGATGCGGACCGTGTTACCCGCCGACCACATCCGCAACTTCCTGCTGGCCCGGGGGAAGGGCCGGTCGCTGCGCGGGGTGGGGCGGTTCGCTGACGCTCTGGTGCAGGACGACATCGCTTTCGAGGGCTTCCGCCGCACCACGGGTGAGGACAATCCGAACACCCTGTGGGCCGCGAACAACCTGGCGTTCTCCCAGTTCTTGACCGGGAATCTGCGGGAGGCGCTGACCATGGGCCGGCACGTCCTCGATCGGTGGCTGGATCTGCAGGGCTGGTCCGGTCCGGAGGCGTGGCGGTCGGCCGTCAACCTCGCGCTGTATCTGCGGGAGATCGGCCGGTACGACGAGTCGGACGACATACTGCGTGCCGCCCGGTACCGGACCCAGCAGCGACGTGGCGCGGATCTGGCGCAGGACCGGGTGCTCCGGATCAGCCGGCACCGGGCGGCTCTGGACCGGATGACCGGCCGGCCGGCCCGGGCCGAGAGCACCGACCGGCGACTGCTGACCGAGTACCGGCGGGATTTCGGGGATGACAACACCGAGACCCTGCTGTGCGCACTCGCCTGCGCGGCCGACGCCCACCTGCTCGGGCGCTCGGCGGAGGCGCTGGCCGAGGCTCTTCCGGTGATCGAACGGTACCGCGGCCAGATCGCGGACGGTCACCCGTACGCCGCGCTCTGTCTGATAAATCTGTCCGCGATCCAGATCTCGGCGGATCCCGGGCGGGCTGTGGCGACCGCCGACGAGGCCTGGCTCAGCCTGCGCGGCACCTTGGGCGCCCGGCATCCGTGGAGTGTCGCGGCCCGGATCAATCTCCTCGTCGCCCAGGCGCCGGCCGCCGACCCGGCCGAGTCCCGGCGGGCCTTGGCGCAGTTGGCCTCGGGGAGTGCCCGGACGCTCACCGATTCGCACCCGTTCGCGCGGGTCGCGGCGGCCAATGCGCGTCCCGGCAACCCGCTAGCATCGGTAATCGTCGATGTTCCGCCGACCTGAGGAGAGCGCCGTGAGTTCCCGAGACCATCGCGACACCCCGGCCGGGGTACGCGAGACTCCGGCCGATCACTTCCAGGCGGCGTACCCGATGCTCCGCCCTCTCGTCCTGGCACAGGTCGCGGACGGCGGCCCGCTGCACCACCTGGCGCAGTGCCGCAACGGTGTCCTCGACTACTCGCTGGACGTGCTCGGCGACGGCACCCCGATGCAACGGCTGGCCGACTCCGGCTGGGCGGACTCATCGCTCGACCAGCAGCTGGCGATGACCGTGACACAGCTGAACCGGCGGCTGGCCGACGCCGTGACCGGGGAGCTGATCCGAGTGGTGGTGGAGTGCGACGACGGCGGGGTGATCTGCGACAGCATCGTCCCGGGCATACACCTGATCGGCGCGGTCGCGTTCGACGACGACGGCGGCCCGGACGCCCGGGCCCGGGTGGCCGAGGCCGACCGCGGGGTCGCCCTGGTCGCGAGTGAGGTGCGCAACCGGTTGCGGCTGGGCTCGCTCAACTTCGGGTCGTACGAGACGCCGTCGGTCCCGGAGGCGTCCCATCCGGACCGTCCCCGGCTGTTCACCTCGGGAGCCACCGGCCATCCGCACTTCAGCCTGTGCGTGGCCGCGCTGGACACCCGTGACGTGCACTACGTGGCGTTCTATCGCGGGGGGAGTCTGCTGTTCGCCGTGGACGTCTTCGACGACGGCGGGGTCGAGCACTTCTTCGCCTTCATCGCCCGGACCACCCGGCGCCGCTTCTACGAGAAGGTGTGCAACGACTCCGAGGCGATCGTCGCCGACCTCTGCCGATCGGCGTGGCCGCTGGTCGACCTGCCACCGAACCGGGTCGTCCTCGACGTCGAGCAGGGTGCCATCTTCTTCTTCCAACTCTCCGGCGACGACTATCTGGTCGGTGTGACCCTCGACCAGACCCAGGTGGCGAACTCCGACCAGAAGCTGCACGAGCTGGCTGGAGCGATCCGATCGGACGCCTCCCCGTGAGAGAACTGCGCTGGCTGTCCGGTCTGATCGTGGTCGCCGGGCTCGGCTGGGTGGTGGCCGCCGCCGCACACACCCGGGATCTACCCACGTCCACCGGCTACCAGTACCTGGCCACCGCCCTGCTGGCAGCCGGCCTCTACGGCGCG from Actinoplanes derwentensis includes these protein-coding regions:
- a CDS encoding aKG-HExxH-type peptide beta-hydroxylase — protein: MAVAVALRCGATTRLELPDHLSGRLTLPTAGRVRLPGAPGRPLTADVAAGRALITRDGRKATGWTPAAWLGEGHRITLGPLLLTGDQPAADPAVWRELFDRALAGLTRRHQGVAAELGVALRQILPIGTPAGGQTSGTFHHAFGAIATSRPDSPQALALTLAHELQHNKLVAIDHLMPLVRPGCRELYYAPWRNDRRPLIGLIHGVYAHVGVAGFWHGELEAGLSGRAQQHAEVEFARWSAASADVTAGLRENPWLTPAGRDLVRALHSRIRDWKGHRSSVSAMAVADARRSRHRDRWRGRTAPE
- a CDS encoding ISAs1 family transposase; translation: MTSSLTEIVLPQRPPGMPCPAVVTDGDRRSLFVALAAVDDPRDPRGRRYPLVAILAAAVCAVIAGACTFAAVTDWVRFQDRTVWARLGFDDRVPVATTVWRLLIRIDAEALSQVLARWLRSRVAPVPAAGHWWRRVIAVDGKVARGARLADGRQVHLLSAYDTSTGIVLAQVQIAVKSNEIPAFTPLLRQVKNVLGSLDGVLIVADALHAQVGHADLLAADSAHLMVTIKANQPTLHDQVKGLPWSKVPIGAQTRDTGHGRKETRTVKALTVATPGGLGFAHAQQAVRITRTRTVKGKTSRETAYLTSSLPAGQARPSDLGAWARAEWQIENRLHYVRDVTLREDAHQAWTGNGPAVFATLRNTSVGYHRVNGATNIAEATREANHRPHDLITAVTTGKPTVNSEKATTQ
- a CDS encoding vitamin K epoxide reductase family protein, which produces MTTLAKVRRLRHSDAWIFGTMLFSACLSLLASFVLSVDAVRLAADPGTALSCDINAVISCGTVAQSWQAQLFGFPNAFLGLVAEPVVITVAVACLGGVRFPRWFMCAAQTVYTVGVVFAYWLFYEAMFHIGALCPWCLLVTVSTTLVFATLTHVNLRDGNLPVPSRLRAPLKSAIDADLDAVLVTIWLLILVLLVVSRYGAQLFA
- the fxsA gene encoding FxSxx-COOH cyclophane-containing RiPP peptide — encoded protein: MGAVGPVSSACPGGGRETGSHLIDVTRLDLDQIAALPDSVLISALRRVIDEARTKPESYSQFTNGPAFDDE
- the fxsT gene encoding FxSxx-COOH system tetratricopeptide repeat protein, with the translated sequence MDQRSMMSDDPRERPHVLSFAEPVASEDTATVIAAVATLLAFAGQRVLVIDGDRARLRLEREFARLPTVDIADRPEVGDYLAGLLEDPAWGRMFRGIKIARHLIPEPAGRLDLATLARPGRADALPGADRVISRLRYDYVLISAPAGDSGGAVAGLSDTTVVSFRLNEASARPAALATTRLLSGAPAGRGVLPLATTSEDEVHRAVAESATARVFEQIVGGRGPRPVVLALPPGLHPLFVLTAGEIPAGITGLLAAIGAPPFPDGSPVPPRIRSGYRLADAGVDGGTVLVAAPGRLRAWREWIVTDLEGLGVRVRVLDAASAPGPDVRTVLVVGADDELPDPLRRAVGAVLDNGSESPELLHVRVALQHQVPSPSVDLTVQKPEVATARLQAALFLVPRLPAPARGWPIRFPGAPAPTEPISNFVNTRYDFVGREADLDRVRDLLLDGRIALINGEPGTGRRELLAEYSRRFRHDYDVCWWIPAGDRSEARRQLATLRTEETRQGVRGSPRRLLIFHNADDLEALRGLVPEGETTHVLVTSESGRAADLPRLTGRPAGSVTARPFTPDEGTEILARYLPSLSREDGTALVARLGGAPLAVHLAATTLVTRIPAYRKQGLVGDQLVRAAVDEYRNRIDAETGGDPVRHALAVVLEDLAAAGTWGRSTIALARLCSFLSPDGVSLWLLRHPAFLSGLTSLVPREDARAGTPGIEAGPILLGHDGIPALAPGIERLDADPAVVDQIIWLGARHGLFAIDWDSGALRMHRLIQDGVRTLTSVGLDAVQEVLIEALAACAPSDAQVLYERSADTQVELGRHLRHSGALTSKSRAARTWVVKQVRYVALYGDDDQRRAVLLQADAVAELWTAAPADEDVRLRLDGERANLRAALGQHAVAVELFGQAQATMRTVLPADHIRNFLLARGKGRSLRGVGRFADALVQDDIAFEGFRRTTGEDNPNTLWAANNLAFSQFLTGNLREALTMGRHVLDRWLDLQGWSGPEAWRSAVNLALYLREIGRYDESDDILRAARYRTQQRRGADLAQDRVLRISRHRAALDRMTGRPARAESTDRRLLTEYRRDFGDDNTETLLCALACAADAHLLGRSAEALAEALPVIERYRGQIADGHPYAALCLINLSAIQISADPGRAVATADEAWLSLRGTLGARHPWSVAARINLLVAQAPAADPAESRRALAQLASGSARTLTDSHPFARVAAANARPGNPLASVIVDVPPT